In one Ralstonia pickettii genomic region, the following are encoded:
- a CDS encoding FtsK/SpoIIIE family DNA translocase: MAFEMVLGWFGISTVWLLPLVWRYVTRALAGERDFLKGRGTVRLWLVTLVALSASAALEALTSGADPQDKAGGAAGRALSSLFSHMLGWTGAFLLMLGVLIWVAPMVFGRSWGQVLNRRRSVHTETSAEPETRHDEPVDDGLKPTALGLGGAGEARWSGNTGAAQPAMRHRGIEAVSARRQPAWQPPPRTRPSPPQPGEIWPLLDAKKGAPTDASPTVKTQPLAPPTPPQTPPPRPKLRATIVSSPFHQPQLGLQTQAPVPVPAAPAPQAKPAAEPVVLTEPTVPELVEAKAAVAETPTVDLDAVRQEAEALLAELRGLMSPAVTTLAQEVVEPIAQAEAAPIVEALSEVEALPAAPAIEPAVQPEVAPVLPAPKPRIVLPAVVGEVVSRAAAPAVAAAPAPGPAPATAPAVQRIVEYRLPGAALLTAASPSAEAVSAEHLEETSNLIAQRLAEFKVPVTVVGASAGPVITRFEVDPAIGVRGAQVVGLMKDLARALGVTSIRVVETIPGKTCMGLELPNARREMIRLSEVVNAADFQSHGSHLVLAMGKDITGNPVVTDLARAPHLLVAGTTGSGKSVAVNAMILSMLYKATPDDVRMIMIDPKMLELSVYEGIPHLLAPVVTDMKQAAHALNWCVGEMEKRYRLMSALGVRNLAGYNQKIRAAEQAGRKVPNPFSLTPDAPEPLSTLPLIVVVIDELADLMMVAGKKIEELIARLAQKARAAGIHLILATQRPSVDVITGLIKANIPTRVAFQVSSKIDSRTILDQMGAESLLGQGDMLFLPPGTGYPQRVHGAFVADEEVHRVVEHWKQFGEPEYDEAILAGDPGEAAASGDLFGGDSGDAEADPLYDEAAAFVLNTRRASISSVQRQLRIGYNRAARLIEQMEAAGLVSPMGRNGQREVLAPGGGE, encoded by the coding sequence ATGGCGTTTGAAATGGTGCTTGGCTGGTTTGGCATTTCCACCGTGTGGCTGCTGCCGCTGGTGTGGCGGTATGTGACGCGCGCGCTGGCGGGGGAGCGGGACTTCCTCAAAGGTCGAGGCACCGTGCGGCTCTGGCTGGTGACGCTCGTCGCGCTGAGCGCCAGCGCCGCGCTTGAAGCCTTGACTTCTGGCGCCGACCCGCAGGACAAGGCCGGCGGAGCCGCCGGGCGCGCATTGTCTTCGCTGTTTTCTCACATGCTGGGCTGGACTGGCGCGTTCCTCCTGATGCTCGGGGTGCTCATCTGGGTCGCCCCAATGGTGTTCGGGCGATCGTGGGGCCAGGTGTTGAACCGCCGTCGCAGTGTGCATACCGAGACGTCTGCCGAGCCAGAAACCCGCCACGACGAACCCGTTGACGATGGTTTGAAGCCGACCGCGCTCGGCCTTGGCGGAGCAGGGGAGGCGCGTTGGAGTGGTAACACTGGGGCCGCGCAGCCGGCCATGCGACACCGTGGCATCGAAGCCGTTTCTGCACGCCGCCAGCCCGCATGGCAGCCGCCCCCGCGCACGCGCCCCTCACCGCCGCAACCGGGCGAGATCTGGCCGCTGCTCGACGCAAAGAAGGGCGCGCCGACAGACGCATCCCCAACCGTGAAGACGCAGCCCTTGGCGCCGCCCACTCCGCCGCAGACGCCCCCGCCGCGCCCAAAACTGCGCGCCACCATCGTCAGCAGCCCGTTCCATCAACCGCAACTGGGTTTGCAGACGCAGGCTCCCGTGCCAGTCCCGGCGGCCCCTGCGCCGCAGGCTAAGCCCGCTGCAGAGCCGGTTGTCCTGACCGAGCCGACGGTGCCTGAGTTGGTGGAGGCGAAAGCCGCCGTCGCAGAAACTCCAACCGTCGACCTGGATGCCGTACGCCAGGAAGCCGAGGCGCTCCTGGCTGAACTGCGCGGCCTGATGTCGCCCGCCGTAACGACGCTTGCCCAAGAGGTTGTCGAGCCGATCGCGCAAGCAGAAGCCGCACCGATTGTCGAAGCACTGTCCGAGGTGGAAGCGCTACCCGCAGCACCGGCCATCGAGCCGGCCGTGCAGCCGGAAGTCGCGCCTGTCTTGCCTGCGCCTAAGCCGCGCATCGTCTTGCCGGCCGTGGTGGGGGAAGTGGTGTCGCGCGCCGCAGCACCGGCCGTCGCCGCAGCGCCTGCGCCTGGGCCCGCTCCGGCGACCGCACCTGCAGTACAACGCATCGTGGAATACCGCCTGCCCGGTGCCGCATTGCTGACCGCCGCATCGCCGAGCGCGGAAGCCGTCTCCGCCGAGCACCTGGAAGAGACCAGCAACCTGATCGCGCAGCGTCTGGCGGAGTTCAAAGTTCCGGTGACGGTCGTTGGCGCATCTGCCGGGCCAGTCATCACGCGGTTCGAGGTTGACCCGGCGATTGGCGTGCGCGGCGCGCAGGTTGTGGGGCTGATGAAAGACCTGGCGCGTGCGCTGGGCGTGACGTCCATCCGGGTCGTCGAGACCATCCCCGGCAAGACATGCATGGGGCTGGAGCTGCCCAACGCCCGCCGCGAAATGATCCGCCTGTCGGAAGTCGTGAACGCGGCGGATTTCCAGTCGCACGGGTCGCACCTCGTGCTGGCCATGGGCAAGGACATCACCGGCAACCCCGTGGTGACGGATCTCGCACGCGCCCCGCACCTGCTGGTGGCGGGCACGACGGGCTCCGGCAAGTCGGTGGCCGTCAACGCGATGATCCTGTCGATGCTGTACAAGGCCACGCCCGACGACGTGCGCATGATCATGATCGACCCGAAGATGCTGGAACTCTCCGTGTACGAGGGCATTCCGCATCTGCTCGCGCCGGTGGTCACGGATATGAAGCAGGCCGCGCACGCGCTCAACTGGTGCGTGGGCGAAATGGAAAAGCGCTACCGTCTGATGTCTGCATTGGGCGTGCGCAACCTGGCCGGCTACAACCAGAAGATCCGCGCAGCGGAGCAGGCCGGCCGCAAGGTGCCGAATCCGTTCTCGCTCACGCCCGATGCGCCCGAGCCGCTGTCAACGCTGCCGCTGATCGTGGTCGTCATCGACGAACTGGCCGACCTGATGATGGTGGCCGGCAAGAAGATCGAAGAGCTGATCGCGCGCCTTGCGCAAAAGGCTCGTGCCGCAGGCATCCATCTGATTCTGGCGACGCAGCGCCCGTCGGTGGACGTCATCACCGGTCTGATCAAGGCGAACATTCCGACGCGCGTGGCGTTCCAGGTGTCCTCCAAGATCGACTCGCGCACGATTCTTGACCAGATGGGCGCCGAATCGCTGCTCGGCCAGGGCGACATGCTGTTCCTGCCGCCGGGCACCGGGTATCCGCAGCGCGTGCACGGCGCGTTCGTCGCCGATGAGGAAGTGCATCGCGTGGTCGAACACTGGAAGCAGTTTGGCGAGCCCGAATACGACGAAGCCATCCTCGCCGGTGATCCGGGTGAAGCTGCCGCGAGCGGCGATTTGTTTGGTGGCGATAGCGGCGATGCAGAAGCCGATCCGCTCTACGACGAGGCCGCGGCGTTCGTGCTCAACACGCGCCGCGCGTCGATTTCCTCCGTGCAGCGGCAACTGCGCATCGGCTACAACCGTGCCGCGCGGCTCATCGAACAGATGGAAGCGGCGGGGCTGGTGTCGCCGATGGGGCGGAATGGGCAGCGTGAGGTGTTGGCGCCAGGTGGTGGAGAGTAG
- a CDS encoding MFS transporter, with protein sequence MKPIKGLRWWIIGLVLSGLIMNYLARNALAVAAPEVNKVLNISTQQYGYIVAAFQAAYMVMQPVAGYVLDVLGTKLGFALFAGAWSVVCLLHSTAGGWLSLAAFRAMLGMTEAAGFPSALRATSEWFPAKERSIATGWFNIGSSVGAVVAPPLVVWCILHGNWRFAFAVIGGMGLVWSVLWFLLYRVPAKHHRLSDEEREYIRAGQETPDDYADAPKPSWGSIVSGRRFWGIAIPRFLSEPAWQTFNYWIPLYMATERHMNLKEIALFAWLPFLAADVGCVLGGYLAPWFQKRFSVSLVTSRKLVMVTGCLCMIGPACIGLATSPYTAIALFCVGGFAHQTLSGALYTLTSDMFGKHEVGTAVGLAGMSGYMGGMLFSLAVGTLATTIGYNPLFVALAVFDIVAAILVWTMLNDKQTHPVPMRPGGTAPSTAA encoded by the coding sequence GGCGGCGCCTGAAGTCAACAAGGTGCTGAACATCAGCACGCAGCAGTACGGCTACATCGTCGCGGCATTCCAGGCCGCCTACATGGTGATGCAACCTGTGGCGGGCTATGTGCTCGATGTGCTGGGCACGAAGCTGGGTTTTGCACTGTTTGCGGGGGCGTGGTCGGTGGTCTGCCTGCTGCATAGCACGGCAGGCGGTTGGCTGTCGCTGGCCGCGTTCCGCGCGATGCTCGGGATGACGGAGGCAGCGGGTTTTCCGTCTGCGCTACGGGCGACATCGGAGTGGTTCCCTGCAAAAGAGCGGTCGATTGCAACCGGCTGGTTCAACATCGGGTCGTCCGTGGGCGCGGTGGTGGCGCCGCCACTGGTGGTCTGGTGCATTCTGCATGGCAACTGGCGCTTTGCTTTTGCCGTGATCGGCGGGATGGGGCTCGTGTGGAGCGTGCTGTGGTTCCTGCTGTACCGCGTGCCGGCCAAGCACCACCGCTTATCCGACGAAGAGCGGGAATACATCCGTGCCGGCCAGGAAACGCCGGATGACTACGCGGATGCGCCCAAGCCGTCGTGGGGCAGCATCGTCAGTGGCCGGCGCTTCTGGGGCATCGCCATCCCGCGCTTTCTGTCGGAGCCGGCGTGGCAGACGTTCAATTACTGGATTCCGCTCTACATGGCCACCGAGCGCCATATGAACCTGAAGGAGATCGCGCTGTTTGCGTGGCTGCCGTTCCTGGCGGCGGACGTTGGCTGTGTGCTGGGCGGCTATCTGGCGCCGTGGTTCCAGAAGCGGTTCTCGGTATCGCTTGTCACGTCTCGCAAGCTGGTAATGGTGACGGGTTGCCTCTGCATGATCGGCCCGGCCTGCATTGGGTTGGCGACGAGTCCCTACACGGCGATTGCGCTGTTCTGCGTGGGCGGCTTTGCGCACCAGACGCTTTCTGGCGCGCTGTACACGCTCACGTCGGACATGTTCGGCAAGCATGAAGTCGGCACGGCGGTGGGGCTGGCGGGCATGTCGGGTTACATGGGCGGCATGCTGTTCTCGCTGGCAGTTGGCACGCTGGCAACCACCATCGGCTACAACCCGCTGTTCGTGGCGCTGGCCGTGTTTGACATCGTGGCGGCCATCCTCGTGTGGACGATGCTCAACGACAAGCAGACACACCCCGTGCCGATGCGCCCCGGCGGGACGGCGCCTAGTACTGCGGCCTGA